In a genomic window of Phalacrocorax aristotelis chromosome 8, bGulAri2.1, whole genome shotgun sequence:
- the NHP2 gene encoding H/ACA ribonucleoprotein complex subunit 2 isoform X1, with translation MAREKQAEAAEAEGAAERSYREQLDYLNPIAQPLASRKLTRKLYKCIRKAAKHKQIRRGVKEVQKFINKGEKGIMVLAGDTLPIDVYCHIPIMCEDRSLPYAYVPSKADLGAAAGSKRPTCVIMIKPHEEYQETYDECLEEVEALPLPL, from the exons ATGGCGCGGGAGAAGCAGGCGGAGGCGGCGGAGGCGGAGGGAGCTGCCGAGCGCTCCTACCGGGAGCAGCTCGACTACCTGAACCCTATCGCCCAGCCGCTCGCCTCCCGCAAGCTGACACGTAAGCTCTACAAGTGCATCAGGAAAG CGGCCAAGCACAAGCAGATCCGTCGCGGTGTGAAGGAGGTTCAGAAGTTCATCAACAAGGGGGAGAAGGG GATCATGGTGCTGGCCGGCGACACGCTGCCTATCGATGTATACTGCCACATCCCCATCATGTGCGAGGACAGGAGCCTCCCCTACGCATACGTCCCTTCCAAAGCG GACCTGGGAGCCGCAGCTGGCTCGAAGCGCCCGACCTGCGTCATCATGATCAAGCCCCACGAGGAGTACCAGGAGACCTACGATGAGTGcctggaggaggtggaggcCCTGCCGCTGCCATTGTGA
- the NHP2 gene encoding H/ACA ribonucleoprotein complex subunit 2 isoform X2, whose product MAREKQAEAAEAEGAAERSYREQLDYLNPIAQPLASRKLTPAKHKQIRRGVKEVQKFINKGEKGIMVLAGDTLPIDVYCHIPIMCEDRSLPYAYVPSKADLGAAAGSKRPTCVIMIKPHEEYQETYDECLEEVEALPLPL is encoded by the exons ATGGCGCGGGAGAAGCAGGCGGAGGCGGCGGAGGCGGAGGGAGCTGCCGAGCGCTCCTACCGGGAGCAGCTCGACTACCTGAACCCTATCGCCCAGCCGCTCGCCTCCCGCAAGCTGACAC CGGCCAAGCACAAGCAGATCCGTCGCGGTGTGAAGGAGGTTCAGAAGTTCATCAACAAGGGGGAGAAGGG GATCATGGTGCTGGCCGGCGACACGCTGCCTATCGATGTATACTGCCACATCCCCATCATGTGCGAGGACAGGAGCCTCCCCTACGCATACGTCCCTTCCAAAGCG GACCTGGGAGCCGCAGCTGGCTCGAAGCGCCCGACCTGCGTCATCATGATCAAGCCCCACGAGGAGTACCAGGAGACCTACGATGAGTGcctggaggaggtggaggcCCTGCCGCTGCCATTGTGA